The following coding sequences lie in one Aquipuribacter nitratireducens genomic window:
- a CDS encoding sodium-translocating pyrophosphatase, translating to MHDLVLAAGGATTVPFGGASAAVVAVVAAVAVGALAMAAVFRRQVLSAAEGTQGMREIATAVQEGAAAYLSRQFRTLGLFVVLVFGLLFLLPGDGDIRIGRSIAFVVGAAFSAAIGYLGMWLATRANLRVAAAAREPGGRDLGMRIAFRTGGTVGMATVGLGLLGAALVVLLYRSDAPTVLEGFGFGAALLAMFMRVGGGIFTKGADVGADLVGKVEAGIPEDDPRNAATIADNVGDNVGDCAGMAADLFESYAVTLVAALILGKAAFGEAGLVFPLIVPALGVLTAVLGVYLVKPRAGESGLTSINRGFYLSAIISAVLSAGAAFVYLPATFAGFSDVADPGILELPGDPRVIATVAVIVGVVLAGIILWLTGYFTDTVKPPTRQVAETSLTGPATVVLSGFGLGLESAVYTVGVLAAAVFGLFLLGGGSVTLSLFLIALAGCGLLTTVGVIVAMDTFGPVSDNAQGIAEMSGDVDAEGAQILTDLDAVGNTTKAITKGIAIATAVLAATALFGSYTDAVRTALGEAGAALDSVDYGIVSPATLVGVLLGAAVVFLFSGLAINAVGRAAGAVVFEVRRQFRDIPGIMEGTGKPEYGKVVDIVTRDSLRELATPGLLAAFAPIAVGFGLGVGPLAGYLAGAIGAGALMAVFLANSGGAWDNAKKLVEDGAYGGKGSEAHAATVIGDTVGDPFKDTAGPAINPLIKVMNLVAVLIAPAVVSLSIGDGANDALRFGIAGVAFAIIVVAVAVSKRRSVSMTDDVPAAAGAR from the coding sequence ATGCACGATCTCGTCCTGGCCGCAGGGGGGGCCACCACCGTTCCGTTCGGTGGTGCCTCGGCCGCGGTCGTCGCCGTCGTCGCCGCCGTCGCGGTCGGCGCGCTCGCCATGGCCGCCGTGTTCCGCCGGCAGGTGCTGTCCGCCGCCGAGGGGACGCAGGGGATGCGGGAGATCGCGACGGCGGTCCAGGAGGGCGCGGCGGCGTACCTCAGCCGGCAGTTCCGCACCCTCGGCCTCTTCGTCGTCCTCGTCTTCGGCCTCCTGTTCCTGCTGCCCGGCGACGGGGACATCCGGATCGGGCGCAGCATCGCCTTCGTCGTCGGGGCCGCGTTCTCCGCCGCCATCGGCTACCTCGGCATGTGGCTCGCGACCCGCGCGAACCTCCGCGTCGCCGCCGCCGCCCGCGAGCCGGGCGGCCGCGACCTCGGCATGCGGATCGCCTTCCGCACCGGCGGCACCGTCGGCATGGCGACGGTCGGGCTCGGTCTGCTCGGCGCGGCGCTCGTCGTGCTCCTGTACCGCAGCGACGCCCCCACGGTCCTCGAGGGCTTCGGCTTCGGCGCCGCCCTCCTCGCGATGTTCATGCGCGTCGGTGGCGGCATCTTCACCAAGGGCGCCGACGTCGGCGCCGACCTCGTCGGCAAGGTCGAGGCCGGCATCCCCGAGGACGACCCCCGCAACGCCGCCACCATCGCCGACAACGTCGGCGACAACGTCGGCGACTGCGCCGGGATGGCCGCGGACCTCTTCGAGTCCTACGCCGTCACGCTCGTCGCCGCCCTGATCCTCGGCAAGGCCGCGTTCGGCGAGGCCGGCCTCGTCTTCCCGCTCATCGTCCCCGCGCTCGGTGTCCTCACCGCCGTGCTCGGCGTCTACCTCGTGAAGCCGCGCGCAGGCGAGTCGGGCCTCACGTCGATCAACCGCGGGTTCTACCTGTCGGCGATCATCTCGGCGGTCCTGTCGGCGGGTGCCGCGTTCGTCTACCTGCCCGCCACCTTCGCCGGGTTCAGCGACGTCGCCGACCCGGGCATCCTCGAGCTGCCGGGCGACCCGCGCGTGATCGCCACCGTCGCCGTGATCGTCGGCGTCGTCCTCGCCGGCATCATCCTGTGGCTCACCGGCTACTTCACCGACACGGTGAAGCCGCCGACGCGCCAGGTCGCGGAGACCTCGCTCACCGGTCCCGCCACGGTCGTGCTGTCGGGGTTCGGCCTCGGCCTGGAGTCGGCCGTCTACACCGTGGGTGTCCTCGCGGCCGCCGTGTTCGGGCTCTTCCTCCTCGGCGGCGGCTCCGTGACGCTGTCGCTGTTCCTCATCGCCCTCGCCGGCTGCGGCCTGCTCACCACCGTCGGCGTCATCGTCGCGATGGACACCTTCGGGCCGGTCAGCGACAACGCCCAGGGCATCGCCGAGATGTCCGGCGACGTCGACGCCGAGGGCGCGCAGATCCTCACCGACCTCGACGCCGTCGGGAACACGACGAAGGCGATCACGAAGGGCATCGCCATCGCGACGGCCGTCCTCGCCGCCACCGCGCTGTTCGGCTCCTACACCGACGCCGTGCGCACCGCGCTCGGCGAGGCGGGCGCCGCGCTCGACAGCGTCGACTACGGCATCGTGTCCCCCGCCACGCTCGTGGGCGTCCTGCTCGGTGCGGCGGTCGTGTTCCTCTTCTCCGGCCTCGCGATCAACGCGGTCGGCCGTGCGGCCGGGGCCGTCGTCTTCGAGGTCCGCCGCCAGTTCCGGGACATCCCCGGGATCATGGAGGGCACGGGCAAGCCGGAGTACGGCAAGGTCGTCGACATCGTCACCCGCGACTCCCTCCGCGAGCTCGCCACCCCCGGTCTGCTCGCGGCGTTCGCGCCCATCGCCGTCGGCTTCGGTCTGGGCGTGGGCCCGCTCGCCGGCTACCTCGCCGGCGCGATCGGCGCCGGCGCCCTCATGGCGGTGTTCCTCGCGAACTCCGGCGGCGCGTGGGACAACGCGAAGAAGCTCGTCGAGGACGGCGCGTACGGCGGCAAGGGCTCCGAGGCGCACGCCGCGACGGTCATCGGCGACACGGTCGGCGACCCGTTCAAGGACACCGCCGGCCCGGCCATCAACCCGCTCATCAAGGTGATGAACCTCGTCGCCGTCCTCATCGCACCCGCGGTCGTGTCGCTCAGCATCGGCGACGGCGCGAACGACGCGCTCCGCTTCGGGATCGCGGGCGTCGCCTTCGCGATCATCGTGGTCGCGGTCGCCGTGTCGAAGCGCCGCTCGGTGTCGATGACCGACGACGTGCCCGCGGCGGCCGGCGCCCGCTGA
- the sthA gene encoding Si-specific NAD(P)(+) transhydrogenase, with protein MTTESIPAEPAVAPHDPGPDDHSYAYDLVVVGSGPGGQKAAIAAAKLGKRVCVVERKHMVGGVCVNTGTIPSKTLREAVLYLTGMHQRDVYGASYRVKADITVQDLLARTQHVIGREVEVVRAQLLRNHVDLVVGSGRFVDPHTIAVSGDGGNPDTTVTAAHVVIATGTRPARPDSVEFGPRVVDSDGVIDLERVPGSMVVAGAGVIGIEYASMFAALGTRVTVVDKRPSLLEFCDPEVVDSLKFHLRDLAVSFRLGEEVRSVEANGAGTVTTLASGKRIPAETVMYSAGRQGQTDSLDLEKAGLNADSRGRIAVGTNYRTEVPHIYAVGDVIGFPALAATSMDQGRIAAYDAFGEPVRDLTALQPIGIYTIPEISYCGRGEAELTADAVPYEVGVARYRELARGQIVGDPYGMLKLLVHTETRELLGVHVFGTAATDLVHIGQAIMGCGGTVDYLVDTVLNYPTLSEAYKVAALDATNKLRAVARFGA; from the coding sequence GTGACGACCGAGAGCATCCCGGCCGAGCCCGCCGTCGCCCCGCACGACCCGGGGCCCGACGACCACTCCTACGCCTACGACCTCGTCGTCGTGGGGTCCGGCCCCGGCGGGCAGAAGGCGGCGATCGCGGCGGCGAAGCTCGGCAAGCGGGTGTGCGTCGTCGAGCGCAAGCACATGGTGGGCGGCGTCTGCGTCAACACGGGCACGATCCCGTCCAAGACGCTGCGTGAGGCCGTCCTCTACCTCACGGGCATGCACCAGCGGGACGTCTACGGCGCCAGCTACCGGGTCAAGGCCGACATCACGGTGCAGGACCTGCTCGCCCGCACCCAGCACGTGATCGGTCGCGAGGTCGAGGTCGTGCGGGCACAGCTGCTGCGCAACCACGTCGACCTCGTCGTCGGCAGCGGGCGCTTCGTCGACCCCCACACGATCGCGGTGTCCGGTGACGGCGGTAACCCGGACACGACGGTGACCGCGGCGCACGTGGTCATCGCGACGGGCACGCGGCCCGCGCGGCCGGACTCGGTCGAGTTCGGGCCCCGGGTGGTCGACTCCGACGGCGTCATCGACCTCGAACGCGTCCCGGGCTCGATGGTCGTCGCCGGCGCCGGGGTGATCGGCATCGAGTACGCGTCGATGTTCGCCGCGCTCGGCACCCGCGTCACGGTCGTCGACAAGCGGCCGTCGCTGCTGGAGTTCTGCGACCCCGAGGTCGTCGACTCCCTCAAGTTCCACCTGCGTGACCTCGCGGTGTCGTTCCGGCTCGGCGAGGAGGTGAGGAGCGTCGAGGCGAACGGCGCCGGCACGGTGACGACGCTCGCGTCCGGCAAGCGGATCCCCGCCGAGACGGTCATGTACTCCGCCGGCCGGCAGGGGCAGACCGACTCCCTCGACCTGGAGAAGGCGGGCCTGAACGCGGACTCCCGGGGACGCATCGCCGTCGGGACCAACTACCGGACGGAGGTGCCGCACATCTACGCCGTCGGCGACGTCATCGGGTTCCCCGCGCTGGCGGCGACGAGCATGGACCAGGGCCGCATCGCCGCCTACGACGCCTTCGGGGAGCCGGTGCGCGACCTCACGGCGCTGCAGCCGATCGGCATCTACACGATCCCGGAGATCAGCTACTGCGGTCGCGGCGAGGCCGAGCTCACCGCCGACGCCGTCCCCTACGAGGTGGGGGTCGCGCGGTACCGGGAGCTCGCGCGCGGGCAGATCGTCGGCGACCCGTACGGGATGCTCAAGCTCCTCGTCCACACCGAGACCCGCGAGCTGCTCGGCGTCCACGTGTTCGGCACCGCTGCGACCGACCTCGTCCACATCGGCCAGGCGATCATGGGCTGCGGCGGGACCGTCGACTACCTCGTCGACACGGTCCTCAACTACCCGACGCTGTCGGAGGCGTACAAGGTCGCGGCGCTCGACGCGACGAACAAGCTCCGGGCGGTGGCGCGCTTCGGCGCCTGA
- a CDS encoding DUF7059 domain-containing protein, producing the protein MPAAPPPVVVPDLVDRLRDDLTAAGYDVDGVTARLGDLAAVALARDQPVPARRVLRGADDPVATFVRLFTLGDAVPAAAAARALPRLGLDGADALGLVDRVGDDVRALVDLQPHAVVDDLGEASWWVCSDLGELAHGGAPLPTDHVLGVGAASMTLVEAVVPGLTGMRCLDVGAGSGVQSLHLARTGTEVVATDLSERACAFARFTTALNGLTVDVRPGSLLDPVAGERFDRVVANLPFVITPRRDDVPTYTYRDAGLPGDDVVRRMLTEVGGHLATGGLAQFLGTWEDRSDQSWRDRLATWVEAARAALAARPDGTDDVLDVWVVQRELADPATYAEAWIADGGRPDRATADAWYEAWLSDLAARGVEAVGFGIVTVRRRPADSATPPLTRFDDEHAGIPGAWRDVLAAGLSGHDALGALDAHRDPARLLGARLRVAEGVVERREHDPGSPDPRRLLLVDTRRRGLTVEASTALAAVVGACDGDLPLGVVVEAVATLLGEEPSRLVERLLPALTGLVADGLLAPVSRP; encoded by the coding sequence ATGCCCGCCGCCCCGCCCCCCGTCGTCGTGCCCGACCTCGTCGACCGGCTCCGCGACGACCTCACGGCCGCCGGCTACGACGTCGACGGCGTCACCGCACGCCTGGGGGACCTCGCCGCAGTCGCGCTGGCCCGGGACCAGCCGGTCCCCGCACGACGGGTCCTGCGGGGCGCCGACGACCCCGTCGCGACCTTCGTCCGGCTCTTCACGCTCGGCGACGCGGTCCCCGCGGCCGCCGCCGCCCGCGCGCTGCCGCGGCTCGGCCTCGACGGCGCCGACGCCCTCGGTCTCGTGGACCGCGTCGGCGACGACGTCCGCGCGCTCGTCGACCTCCAGCCCCACGCGGTCGTCGACGACCTCGGTGAGGCGTCGTGGTGGGTGTGCTCGGACCTCGGCGAGCTCGCCCACGGGGGCGCACCGCTGCCGACCGACCACGTGCTGGGCGTCGGCGCCGCCTCCATGACCCTCGTCGAGGCCGTCGTGCCGGGGCTGACGGGGATGCGCTGCCTCGACGTCGGGGCCGGCTCCGGCGTCCAGTCGCTCCACCTCGCGCGGACGGGGACCGAGGTCGTCGCGACGGACCTCAGCGAGCGCGCCTGCGCGTTCGCGCGCTTCACCACCGCGCTCAACGGCCTCACGGTGGACGTGCGGCCGGGGAGCCTGCTCGACCCGGTGGCGGGGGAGCGGTTCGACCGGGTGGTCGCCAACCTCCCGTTCGTCATCACCCCGCGTCGGGACGACGTCCCCACGTACACGTACCGCGACGCGGGGCTCCCGGGTGACGACGTCGTGCGGCGCATGCTCACCGAGGTGGGCGGCCACCTGGCGACCGGCGGCCTCGCGCAGTTCCTCGGCACGTGGGAGGACCGGTCCGACCAGTCGTGGCGCGACCGGCTCGCGACCTGGGTCGAGGCCGCGCGCGCGGCCCTGGCGGCACGTCCGGACGGGACCGACGACGTCCTCGACGTGTGGGTCGTCCAGCGCGAGCTCGCCGACCCCGCCACCTACGCGGAGGCGTGGATCGCCGACGGCGGCCGGCCCGACCGGGCGACCGCCGACGCCTGGTACGAGGCGTGGCTCAGCGACCTCGCGGCGAGGGGGGTCGAGGCCGTCGGCTTCGGCATCGTGACGGTGCGCCGGCGCCCGGCCGATTCCGCGACCCCGCCGCTCACCCGGTTCGACGACGAGCACGCGGGCATCCCCGGCGCCTGGCGGGACGTGCTCGCCGCAGGGCTCAGCGGCCACGACGCCCTCGGTGCGCTCGACGCCCACCGCGACCCCGCCCGCCTGCTGGGGGCGCGGCTGCGGGTGGCGGAGGGTGTCGTGGAACGGCGCGAGCACGACCCCGGCTCGCCGGACCCGCGACGGCTCCTCCTCGTCGACACCCGTCGTCGTGGGCTCACCGTCGAGGCCTCGACCGCCCTCGCGGCCGTCGTCGGCGCCTGCGACGGCGACCTGCCGCTCGGGGTGGTCGTGGAGGCCGTCGCCACGCTCCTCGGCGAGGAGCCGTCCCGCCTCGTCGAGCGGCTCCTTCCCGCCCTCACCGGGCTCGTCGCCGACGGCCTCCTCGCACCCGTCAGCCGACCGTGA
- a CDS encoding DUF2834 domain-containing protein, which produces MVLVNTVHPTGVVVMVVVYAVLGLVGLVGTWFFNLRSGAAGEDYLASWFATAASTSAAVDLLVVAVAASVFFLVEGRRLGMRWVWALVPLTFAVALAFTFPVFLAWREWHLRRRAAAVTGPARTAEAGSTAVPS; this is translated from the coding sequence GTGGTGCTGGTTAACACTGTTCACCCCACGGGAGTGGTCGTCATGGTCGTCGTCTACGCGGTCCTCGGGCTCGTCGGGCTCGTCGGGACCTGGTTCTTCAACCTCCGATCCGGGGCCGCGGGCGAGGACTACCTCGCCTCGTGGTTCGCCACCGCCGCGTCGACCTCGGCCGCGGTCGACCTCCTGGTCGTGGCGGTCGCGGCCTCGGTGTTCTTCCTCGTCGAGGGCCGGCGCCTCGGCATGCGGTGGGTGTGGGCCCTCGTCCCGCTCACGTTCGCCGTAGCCCTCGCCTTCACGTTCCCGGTCTTCCTCGCGTGGCGGGAGTGGCACCTCCGGCGCCGTGCGGCCGCCGTCACCGGCCCGGCCAGGACCGCGGAGGCGGGCTCCACGGCGGTGCCGTCGTGA
- a CDS encoding TetR/AcrR family transcriptional regulator: protein MQEVLTPRRAPLTVERIVDTSRALLVEGGPEAVVVREVARRLEVTAPALYRHVSGRDDLLTLLIAACSDEATAAAAAGRDSVPAHDPVARLREATWAFRSWALGHPAEFGLVFGTPVAGYAAPEDGPTTAASQRFGAFFGGLFAELLAAGLLRTVDARTLTAGERESLRAFAARVGAPWGPGETYPFVEGYHRMLGSITVEVSGHLRWAFPDAEAFVRRQLDELLDDLLVTRPDRPASAPPS from the coding sequence ATGCAAGAGGTCCTCACACCGAGACGCGCGCCCCTCACCGTCGAGCGGATCGTCGACACGAGCCGCGCGCTCCTCGTCGAGGGCGGGCCGGAGGCCGTCGTCGTCCGGGAGGTCGCCCGGCGCCTCGAGGTGACGGCACCGGCGCTCTACCGCCACGTGAGCGGTCGCGACGACCTCCTCACCCTCCTCATCGCCGCGTGCAGCGACGAGGCGACCGCCGCCGCCGCGGCCGGGCGGGACAGCGTCCCGGCGCACGACCCCGTTGCCCGGCTCCGCGAGGCGACGTGGGCCTTCCGCAGCTGGGCGCTCGGCCACCCTGCGGAGTTCGGGCTCGTGTTCGGCACGCCGGTCGCGGGGTACGCCGCGCCCGAGGACGGTCCGACGACCGCCGCCTCGCAGCGTTTCGGCGCCTTCTTCGGCGGTCTCTTCGCCGAGCTCCTCGCCGCGGGCCTGCTGCGGACGGTCGACGCGCGCACCCTGACGGCCGGCGAGCGGGAGTCACTGAGGGCGTTCGCCGCGCGGGTCGGCGCCCCGTGGGGCCCGGGGGAGACCTACCCCTTCGTCGAGGGGTACCACCGGATGCTCGGCAGCATCACCGTCGAGGTGTCCGGGCACCTGCGGTGGGCCTTTCCCGACGCCGAGGCGTTCGTCCGCCGCCAGCTCGACGAGCTGCTCGACGACCTCCTCGTCACCAGACCAGACCGGCCCGCGTCAGCTCCACCGTCGTGA
- the topA gene encoding type I DNA topoisomerase, with product MARSTTTRPSAGTRALVIVESPAKARTIGGYLGDGYVVEASVGHIRDLPQPSELPADMKKGPYGKFAVDVENGFEPYYVVDADKKKKVTELRRALKDVDELILATDEDREGEAIAWHLLEELQPKVPVKRMVFHEITREAIARALESTRDIDESLVDAQETRRILDRLYGYEVSPVLWRKVRQGLSAGRVQSVATRLVVERERERMAFVAADYAGVQGTFAAPGEQQRFLARLASLDGARVATGRDFDDRGRLRETDPARLVALDAAGARDLVAALDGTDVTVARVEEKPYSRKPAAPFTTSTLQQEAGRKLRLSSKQAMRVAQTLYEGGYITYMRTDSTALSDQAVAAARRQAADLYGAESVPDRPRTYASKAKNAQEAHEAIRPAGDSFRTPAQVAGALRGEEFRLYELIWQRTVASQMADARGTTASVRLAANAGDGRRAEFAASGTVITFRGFLAAYEEGRDADRYSEASDGESRLPRLSEGAAVDVEELLTTEHRTSPPSRYTEASLVKALEERGIGRPSTYAATIGTIIDRGYVRHKGTALVPEWLAFAVTRLLEEHFPRLVDYDFTAEMEADLDRVASGEVAGADWLTRFYFGAGGPGGAGAGTGGLPPLPGGAGQGLTGLAEGLKGLADGLGEIDARAVSTIEIGDGVVLRVGRYGPYLQEEDAPTGADGKEVRASVPDDIAPDELTVERARALLADAAKGDTVLGRDPDTGHDVIVKSGRFGPFVAEVLPEGASGKPRRASLFASMSMDTVTLDDALRLLSLPRVVGTDPQTGEEITAQNGRYGPYLRKGSDSRSLENEEQIFTTSLEEALAIYAQPKRGRGRTAAAPLAELGTDPTSGGAITVRSGRYGDYVSDGETNATLRGDDTKESVTFERAVELLAERRAAGPAKKRGAKKTAAKTTTAKTTTAKKTAAKKTAARKTAAKKASSSR from the coding sequence GTGGCACGCAGCACCACCACCCGACCCTCGGCCGGCACGAGGGCCCTGGTCATCGTGGAGTCCCCCGCCAAGGCCCGCACGATCGGCGGCTACCTCGGCGACGGCTACGTCGTCGAGGCCTCGGTCGGCCACATCCGCGACCTCCCGCAGCCCTCGGAGCTGCCGGCGGACATGAAGAAGGGGCCGTACGGCAAGTTCGCCGTCGACGTCGAGAACGGCTTCGAGCCGTACTACGTCGTCGACGCCGACAAGAAGAAGAAGGTCACCGAGCTGCGCCGCGCGCTCAAGGACGTCGACGAGCTCATCCTCGCCACGGACGAGGACCGCGAGGGCGAGGCCATCGCGTGGCACCTCCTCGAGGAGCTGCAGCCGAAGGTCCCCGTCAAGCGCATGGTCTTCCACGAGATCACGCGAGAGGCCATCGCCCGGGCGCTGGAGTCCACGCGCGACATCGACGAGTCGCTCGTCGACGCCCAGGAGACGCGCCGCATCCTCGACCGCCTCTACGGCTACGAGGTGAGCCCGGTGCTGTGGCGGAAGGTGCGCCAGGGCCTGTCCGCGGGGCGGGTGCAGTCGGTCGCCACCCGGCTCGTCGTCGAGCGCGAGCGCGAGCGCATGGCCTTCGTCGCCGCCGACTACGCCGGCGTCCAGGGCACGTTCGCCGCGCCGGGCGAGCAGCAGCGCTTCCTCGCCCGGCTCGCCTCCCTCGACGGGGCGCGCGTGGCCACCGGTCGCGACTTCGACGACCGCGGCCGGCTGCGCGAGACCGACCCGGCGCGCCTCGTCGCGCTCGACGCCGCGGGAGCCCGCGACCTCGTCGCGGCCCTCGACGGGACCGACGTCACCGTCGCGCGGGTCGAGGAGAAGCCGTACTCCCGCAAGCCCGCGGCCCCGTTCACGACCTCGACCCTCCAGCAGGAGGCCGGGCGCAAGCTGCGTCTCAGCAGCAAGCAGGCGATGCGGGTGGCGCAGACCCTCTACGAGGGCGGCTACATCACGTACATGCGGACCGACTCGACGGCCCTGTCGGACCAGGCGGTCGCGGCGGCCCGCCGGCAGGCGGCCGACCTCTACGGCGCGGAGTCGGTGCCGGATCGCCCGCGCACGTACGCCTCGAAGGCGAAGAACGCGCAGGAGGCGCACGAGGCGATCCGTCCCGCCGGGGACTCCTTCCGCACCCCCGCGCAGGTCGCGGGCGCCCTGCGGGGCGAGGAGTTCCGGCTCTACGAGCTCATCTGGCAGCGCACGGTGGCCTCCCAGATGGCCGACGCGCGCGGCACGACGGCGTCCGTCCGGCTCGCCGCGAACGCGGGCGACGGGCGCCGGGCGGAGTTCGCGGCGTCCGGCACCGTCATCACCTTCCGCGGGTTCCTCGCTGCCTACGAGGAGGGCCGCGACGCCGACCGCTACTCCGAGGCGAGCGACGGCGAGTCCCGCCTGCCCCGGCTCAGCGAGGGCGCCGCGGTCGACGTCGAGGAGCTCCTCACGACCGAGCACCGGACGTCGCCGCCGTCCCGCTACACCGAGGCGAGCCTCGTGAAGGCGCTCGAGGAGCGGGGCATCGGCCGGCCGTCCACGTACGCCGCAACGATCGGCACGATCATCGACCGGGGCTACGTCCGTCACAAGGGGACGGCACTCGTGCCCGAGTGGCTCGCGTTCGCGGTCACGCGCCTGCTCGAGGAGCACTTCCCGCGGCTCGTCGACTACGACTTCACCGCCGAGATGGAGGCCGACCTCGACCGGGTCGCCTCCGGCGAGGTGGCAGGAGCCGACTGGCTCACCCGGTTCTACTTCGGCGCCGGCGGCCCCGGGGGCGCAGGCGCCGGCACCGGGGGCCTCCCGCCGCTCCCGGGCGGGGCCGGACAGGGCCTCACCGGGCTCGCCGAGGGGCTCAAGGGCCTCGCCGACGGGCTCGGCGAGATCGACGCCCGTGCCGTCAGCACCATCGAGATCGGCGACGGGGTCGTCCTGCGCGTCGGCCGCTACGGGCCCTACCTGCAGGAGGAGGACGCGCCGACCGGAGCCGACGGCAAGGAGGTCCGCGCGTCGGTCCCCGACGACATCGCGCCGGACGAGCTGACGGTCGAGCGGGCGCGCGCGCTGCTCGCGGACGCGGCCAAGGGCGACACCGTCCTCGGTCGCGACCCCGACACCGGCCACGACGTCATCGTGAAGTCCGGTCGCTTCGGCCCCTTCGTCGCGGAGGTCCTGCCCGAGGGGGCGAGCGGCAAGCCCCGCCGCGCGAGCCTCTTCGCGTCGATGTCGATGGACACGGTCACCCTCGACGACGCCCTCCGCCTGCTGTCCCTGCCCCGCGTCGTCGGCACGGACCCGCAGACCGGTGAGGAGATCACCGCGCAGAACGGGCGGTACGGGCCGTACCTGCGCAAGGGCAGCGACTCCCGGTCGCTGGAGAACGAGGAGCAGATCTTCACGACCTCCCTCGAGGAGGCCCTCGCGATCTACGCCCAGCCCAAGCGGGGCCGCGGCCGGACCGCCGCGGCGCCGCTCGCCGAGCTCGGCACCGACCCCACCAGCGGCGGGGCGATCACGGTCCGCTCCGGCCGCTACGGCGACTACGTCTCCGACGGCGAGACGAACGCGACGCTCCGCGGCGACGACACGAAGGAGAGCGTCACGTTCGAACGGGCCGTCGAGCTGCTCGCGGAACGGCGCGCCGCCGGCCCGGCGAAGAAGCGCGGCGCCAAGAAGACCGCGGCGAAGACGACGACGGCGAAGACGACGACGGCGAAGAAGACCGCGGCGAAGAAGACCGCGGCGAGGAAGACCGCGGCGAAGAAGGCGTCCTCGAGCCGCTGA